The Nitrospinota bacterium nucleotide sequence TCCGGGTCGTTCGGATGTCCGGGAAATTCACAACTATCGTTTTCTTCATCGCTCATCTTATACGTTTCCTTTTTTTTTAGGGGAGTTTGCCGGTTAGCCGCCGATTTTCTCACGAATTTCCCCGGAAAGATTTTCAGGAGGGATTATATCGTCTCTCCGCCTGAAAATCTCCAGGGTTTTCCTAAGGGACTGTAAAACCATAAGGCACGGTGGACAATTCTGAAAGTGGCTCTCTAGTCTCGCTTGAGTTCCGGGGTCGAGCTCTTCGTCTACGTAATCGGACATCTTTCCAAGCAGTTCGATACATTCGCCATTTTCATGGGTATGCCCTTTACATCCGTTGTCATTGTCAGCCTTCATAATTTCCCTTCATTCGGACACCCCGGAAGGGGTAAGCGGTCTACTGACTGTTCGTCATCGCTTCCAGGATATCCTTTATCTGGAGTTTCCTTATCTTTATTTCATGTACTCGGTTATGGTCTTCCTCTGTCATAGATTTCAGCTTATTCAGCTTTTCAGTCTCTTTCTTTAGATACAGATATTCGTCATAAAGTTCCCGAAAATCTTCATTCTCCTTGTAAAGGGTGTCGAATGCAGGATTTTGCTGAATTGACGTCATCATTTCTTTAGTCCTCCAATATTAATGGAAAATAATTGATTGAACTGCGGTGCATGTAATTGGGCCTTATGCGGAAAATGTCGCTTTCCGCCTTTGCAACCCCCATTTTTTCGGCAAGGAGCGCCACGCCCGCCGAAGTGGAAAAAAGATAGGTGTCTTCAACGACCTTCACGCCGGCTTTTTCCAGGTTTTTCCGATAAACCTCCGCCCCCTCTCCAAAAGCCAGAATGCTGTTCCCTGTCTCGCTTATTATCTCGTCAATCACCCCTACGCTGTCAGGGGAGAGGCGCTCTATGCCATCCCCATTCTTTTTGAACAGGCCGTAGTAGACGTTCTCCTGCCCCGCATCCAGCATAGGCGCAAGAACGCCGTCCCCCGAATATCCAGATGAGAGGGCCATCGCCTCTAGCGTGCTTACCCCGAAAACGGGGATATTCCGAGAAAGGCAGATGCCTGAAAGTGTCGCCAGGCCGATTCGTATCCCGGTGAAAGAACCGGGGCCTACCGCAATGCCGAATCCTTCGACATCCTCCAGCATTCCGTGGTTTCGCGAAATGATATCTTCGATCATTACAAGAATTGTTCGCGAAAAGGATTCGGGGGAATCTGAATCGGCTTCGTCTGCGACCTCCCCATTTGAAACCAACGCGACGCTTCCACGGCGGGTGGATGTATTTACTCCTACTATTATCATCCTGTCTTATTTTAACAGCCGGAACCGGCATGTTCAATTTATTCAAAAACGATTTTTTCGTTGCTGAAA carries:
- a CDS encoding zf-HC2 domain-containing protein, which gives rise to MKADNDNGCKGHTHENGECIELLGKMSDYVDEELDPGTQARLESHFQNCPPCLMVLQSLRKTLEIFRRRDDIIPPENLSGEIREKIGG
- a CDS encoding DUF465 domain-containing protein — its product is MMTSIQQNPAFDTLYKENEDFRELYDEYLYLKKETEKLNKLKSMTEEDHNRVHEIKIRKLQIKDILEAMTNSQ
- the tsaB gene encoding tRNA (adenosine(37)-N6)-threonylcarbamoyltransferase complex dimerization subunit type 1 TsaB, giving the protein MIIVGVNTSTRRGSVALVSNGEVADEADSDSPESFSRTILVMIEDIISRNHGMLEDVEGFGIAVGPGSFTGIRIGLATLSGICLSRNIPVFGVSTLEAMALSSGYSGDGVLAPMLDAGQENVYYGLFKKNGDGIERLSPDSVGVIDEIISETGNSILAFGEGAEVYRKNLEKAGVKVVEDTYLFSTSAGVALLAEKMGVAKAESDIFRIRPNYMHRSSINYFPLILED